In Malania oleifera isolate guangnan ecotype guangnan chromosome 8, ASM2987363v1, whole genome shotgun sequence, a single window of DNA contains:
- the LOC131161532 gene encoding CST complex subunit CTC1 isoform X3, with translation MEAPKVLTISDLLQQSRPLTGAASLHSSLPSLPPILSIPSSSSSSRKQQTPNPNPNPRLLPPLDHPAIIIGTLTLASPDQSSPSDRSGSCSRNHCFSFSDASSSICCDVLELDVRIIGRKIHVLAWNYIPFKCGGGFLEIIRWGSPESISGLTRCLNLRSLPLTLDSYSVCKDSLKARYSVYGLLESISPVSVVPCTIGVSNLQGRPDTNSGDPRNLLGFLAQIRICECRLCKLKDSSIDLIDNVGGHNSHSFTHSAFIYFSGSASSWHPMISKLVGNILSLSGLKKKLIFMGKEESDLIYVTTEKSLLHISKLSSIRLSFKKTDIVGKGELSDYTGIVKGIYVQGMLVELDEEVWLLLTDELLTAPHSLRVGALVSVKNAHFVNPLFSWTKMLILGACHRTSIVVESYSPKESRCHMVSQSQSLLGKFIGSLAFAARVWVLLVIVCLRKKFSGILSDKEILGSKHREGLAQVYASSHLSSSVFQSRHGVFKEFCKHGLCGCCNESGFDELKLVVPILNFLHHCETTWTRAQLQLENDSRISSYKNQHSPRSCNCKGRSYSQSIRRVFSSEDTGFVLLGSLKISPYSGRLQLTDATGSIDVVIPGLPSTWDVDGFYEVKDYSIVMEAIPEESEHLELLDNQPFSCRSIFHSVPMTRVTNLAVYVYFNWRNAVCRNLSLHHFKDWKVDFREIENGRFHLLCVTHKYPVLQKFQGENVISNRSSLFVEAIILPWDLFLCGKNEGTLPTKISKDELEKPMERNTCKIYQDYVSYKRCRMDHASSGELSSGFVDYSSVAGEGSCCDQNDYFSISRKFNQEWRTCSSSLLEISCLAVISGIDDSLFSSGILYYKKANANGGVGAQKVLLEFNSDSFFKFQFLQIGGFYIAEHQEDEIFCKLNGSYNVGDGKVRVTSGTCLWSLSFFSDGGFPNTDPLHGHSFCDICISNIRVLSGGSVQTELPFQQSTGKILKTSSDICLQLSANAMRLFELDLKALVEDLTKPCVKQEQASNVSLCGVTLMNVSARPFGTADSGCMLPKGNLISLHGHVVAVHSFDGSSLDGQLEFGEVNQLRFFQELTSICIHIGVDNYIVRISGALSKSAYPVGFGPGVRATFHRILESRLDF, from the exons ATGGAAGCCCCGAAAGTGCTGACGATCTCCGACCTCCTCCAACAATCTCGTCCGCTGACCGGCGCAGCTTCTCTCCATTCTTCTCTCCCTTCCCTCCCTCCCATCCTTTCcatcccttcttcttcttcttcttcacgtAAACAACAAACCCccaacccaaaccctaatcctagaCTTCTTCCTCCATTGGATCACCCGGCGATCATCATTGGAACCCTAACCCTCGCTTCCCCCGACCAGTCTTCCCCTTCGGATCGCTCTGGTAGCTGCTCGAGGAACCATTGCTTTTCATTTTCAGATGCCTCATCTTCGATTTGCTGCGACGTTCTTGAACTCGATGTGCGAATAATCGGAAGGAAGATTCATGTTCTCGCGTGGAATTACATCCCCTTTAAATGTGGTGGTGGATTCTTGGAGATTATTAGGTGGGGCTCCCCCGAGTCTATCAGTGGACTGACTCGGTGTTTGAACTTGCGTTCTTTACCGTTAACTTTGGATTCGTACTCTGTTTGTAAAGATAGTTTGAAGGCTCGTTATAGCGTTTATGGCTTGTTAGAATCAATTAGTCCTGTTTCCGTGGTTCCATGTACGATTGGGGTTAGTAATTTGCAGGGCCGTCCTGATACGAATTCTGGTGATCCGAGGAATCTTCTTGGGTTTCTTGCCCAAATTAGGATTTGTGAGTGTAGATTATGTAAGTTGAAAGATTCATCAATCGATTTGATTGACAATGTTGGAGGACACAATAGTCATTCTTTTACTCATTCTGCATTTATATACTTCTCCGGGTCAGCTTCATCTTGGCATCCTATGATTTCCAAGCTTGTTGGAAATATTCTTTCCCTGTCAGGTTTGAAAAAAAAGTTGATTTTCATGGGGAAGGAAGAGTCTGATTTGATATATGTAACCACGGAGAAGTCACTGTTGCACATTTCCAAATTGTCCAGTATTAGGTTATCATTTAAGAAGACCGACATTGTAGGGAAGGGTGAATTGTCTGACTATACTGGTATTGTTAAAGGCATCTACGTGCAAGGCATGCTTGTTGAGTTGGATGAAGAAGTGTGGCTTTTACTAACTGACGAATTACTCACTGCACCACACAGCCTTAGGGTGGGCGCTCTT GTGTCTGTGAAAAATGCCCATTTTGTCAACCCGTTGTTTTCTTGGACGAAAATGCTTATACTTGGGGCTTGTCATAGGACAAGCATTGTTGTAGAATCTTACTCACCAAAGGAAAGCAG ATGTCATATGGTTTCACAATCTCAGAGTCTATTGGGAAAGTTCATTGGGTCACTGGCATTTGCTGCCAGAGTTTG GGTATTACTTGTCATTGTATGTCTTAGGAAGAAGTTCTCTGGGATCCTATCTGATAAGGAGATTTTAGGATCAAAACAT AGGGAAGGATTGGCTCAGGTGTATGCTAGTTCACATTTATCTTCATCTGTGTTTCAATCACGG CATGGTGTATTCAAGGAGTTCTGCAAGCATGGCTTATGTGGCTGTTGTAATGAATCGGGTTTTGATGAACTGAAACTG GTGGTAcccattttgaattttcttcatCATTGCGAGACCACATGGACTCGTGCACAGTTGCAACTGGAAAATGATTCTAGAATATCAAGTTATAAGAACCAGCATAGTCCTAGGTCATGTAACTGTAAAGGGAGGTCGTATAGTCAGTCAATCAGAAGGGTTTTTTCAAGTGAAGATACAGGTTTTGTTTTGCTTGGAAGTCTGAAG ATTTCTCCATACTCTGGAAGATTGCAGTTGACTGATGCAACTGGCAGCATTGATGTAGTTATTCCAGGACTCCCATCAACTTGGGATGTTGATGGATTTTATGAG GTAAAGGACTATAGTATTGTTATGGAAGCCATTCCTGAAGAATCTGAGCATTTGGAATTGCTTGACAATCAGCCATTCTCATGCAGAAGTATCTTTCACAGTGTTCCGATGACAAGGGTTACAAATCTAGCAGTTTATGTTTACTTTAATTGGCGAAATGCAGTCTGCAGAAATCTTTCCCTCCATCATTTTAAGGATTGGAAAGTTGATTTCAgggaaattgaaaatggaagatTCCACCTGCTTTGTGTGACACACAAGTATCCTGTGCTACAAAAA TTTCAAGGGGAGAATGTTATTTCAAACAGGTCTAGCCTGTTTGTTGAGGCCATAATCTTGCCTTGGGATTTGTTCCTGTGTGGGAAAAATGAAGGTACGCTCCCAACTAAAATTTCCAAGGATGAGCTGGAGAAGCCCATGGAACGCAATACCTGTAAAATATACCAGGATTATGTTTCTTATAAAAGATGTAGAATGGATCATGCATCAAGTGGAGAATTGAGCTCTGGCTTCGTGGATTACTCAAGTGTTGCTGGGGAGGGATCATGCTGTGATCAGAATGATTATTTTAGCATTTCCAGGAAATTTAATCAGGAGTGGAGAACATGCAGCTCTAGTTTGCTTGAAATTTCATGTTTAGCTGTTATAAGTGGAATTGATGATAGCCTCTTTAGTTcaggaattttgtattacaaaAAAGCGAATGCAAACGGTGGTGTGGGTGCACAGAAGGTGTTGCTGGAGTTCAACTCTGATAGTTTTTTCAAGTTCCAg TTCTTGCAAATTGGTGGTTTTTACATTGCAGAGCACCAGGAAGATGAAATCTTCTGTAAGCTTAATGGCTCTTATAATGTTGGCGATGGTAAAGTTCGTGTCACTTCTGGAACATGCCTGTGGAGCCTTTCATTCTTTTCTGATGGGGGTTTCCCTAATACTGATCCATTACATGGTCATTCATTTTGTGATATTTGTATCAGCAATATTAGGGTTCTGTCTGGAGGGTCTGTTCAAACTGAACTGCCTTTCCAGCAGTCTACTGGGAAAATACTAAAAACCAGCTCTGATATATGTCTGCAACTCTCTGCTAATGCAATGAGACTTTTTGAGCTGGATCTTAAGGCACTGGTGGAAGACTTGACGAAGCCATGTGTGAAACAGGAACAGGCTTCTAATGTTTCTTTATGTGGTGTGACCCTCATGAATGTGTCAGCACGACCTTTTGGAACTGCTGATTCTGGTTGCATGTTGCCTAAGGGGAATTTAATATCTTTGCATGGCCATGTGGTGGCTGTGCATAGTTTTGATGGCAGTTCTCTTGATGGACAGTTGGAATTTGGTGAAGTTAATCAGTTGAGATTCTTTCAGGAGCTGACTAGTATTTGTATTCATATTGGGGTGGACAATTACATT GTGAGGATTTCTGGTGCCCTGAGTAAGAGTGCTTATCCTGTTGGATTTGGACCTGGTGTACGGGCAACCTTTCATCGAATTCTTGAATCAAG GCTTGATTTCTGA
- the LOC131161532 gene encoding CST complex subunit CTC1 isoform X2: protein MEAPKVLTISDLLQQSRPLTGAASLHSSLPSLPPILSIPSSSSSSRKQQTPNPNPNPRLLPPLDHPAIIIGTLTLASPDQSSPSDRSGSCSRNHCFSFSDASSSICCDVLELDVRIIGRKIHVLAWNYIPFKCGGGFLEIIRWGSPESISGLTRCLNLRSLPLTLDSYSVCKDSLKARYSVYGLLESISPVSVVPCTIGVSNLQGRPDTNSGDPRNLLGFLAQIRICECRLCKLKDSSIDLIDNVGGHNSHSFTHSAFIYFSGSASSWHPMISKLVGNILSLSGLKKKLIFMGKEESDLIYVTTEKSLLHISKLSSIRLSFKKTDIVGKGELSDYTGIVKGIYVQGMLVELDEEVWLLLTDELLTAPHSLRVGALVSVKNAHFVNPLFSWTKMLILGACHRTSIVVESYSPKESRCHMVSQSQSLLGKFIGSLAFAARVWVLLVIVCLRKKFSGILSDKEILGSKHREGLAQVYASSHLSSSVFQSRHGVFKEFCKHGLCGCCNESGFDELKLVVPILNFLHHCETTWTRAQLQLENDSRISSYKNQHSPRSCNCKGRSYSQSIRRVFSSEDTGFVLLGSLKISPYSGRLQLTDATGSIDVVIPGLPSTWDVDGFYEVKDYSIVMEAIPEESEHLELLDNQPFSCRSIFHSVPMTRVTNLAVYVYFNWRNAVCRNLSLHHFKDWKVDFREIENGRFHLLCVTHKYPVLQKFQGENVISNRSSLFVEAIILPWDLFLCGKNEGTLPTKISKDELEKPMERNTCKIYQDYVSYKRCRMDHASSGELSSGFVDYSSVAGEGSCCDQNDYFSISRKFNQEWRTCSSSLLEISCLAVISGIDDSLFSSGILYYKKANANGGVGAQKVLLEFNSDSFFKFQFLQIGGFYIAEHQEDEIFCKLNGSYNVGDGKVRVTSGTCLWSLSFFSDGGFPNTDPLHGHSFCDICISNIRVLSGGSVQTELPFQQSTGKILKTSSDICLQLSANAMRLFELDLKALVEDLTKPCVKQEQASNVSLCGVTLMNVSARPFGTADSGCMLPKGNLISLHGHVVAVHSFDGSSLDGQLEFGEVNQLRFFQELTSICIHIGVDNYIVRISGALSKSAYPVGFGPGVRATFHRILESRMNFH from the exons ATGGAAGCCCCGAAAGTGCTGACGATCTCCGACCTCCTCCAACAATCTCGTCCGCTGACCGGCGCAGCTTCTCTCCATTCTTCTCTCCCTTCCCTCCCTCCCATCCTTTCcatcccttcttcttcttcttcttcacgtAAACAACAAACCCccaacccaaaccctaatcctagaCTTCTTCCTCCATTGGATCACCCGGCGATCATCATTGGAACCCTAACCCTCGCTTCCCCCGACCAGTCTTCCCCTTCGGATCGCTCTGGTAGCTGCTCGAGGAACCATTGCTTTTCATTTTCAGATGCCTCATCTTCGATTTGCTGCGACGTTCTTGAACTCGATGTGCGAATAATCGGAAGGAAGATTCATGTTCTCGCGTGGAATTACATCCCCTTTAAATGTGGTGGTGGATTCTTGGAGATTATTAGGTGGGGCTCCCCCGAGTCTATCAGTGGACTGACTCGGTGTTTGAACTTGCGTTCTTTACCGTTAACTTTGGATTCGTACTCTGTTTGTAAAGATAGTTTGAAGGCTCGTTATAGCGTTTATGGCTTGTTAGAATCAATTAGTCCTGTTTCCGTGGTTCCATGTACGATTGGGGTTAGTAATTTGCAGGGCCGTCCTGATACGAATTCTGGTGATCCGAGGAATCTTCTTGGGTTTCTTGCCCAAATTAGGATTTGTGAGTGTAGATTATGTAAGTTGAAAGATTCATCAATCGATTTGATTGACAATGTTGGAGGACACAATAGTCATTCTTTTACTCATTCTGCATTTATATACTTCTCCGGGTCAGCTTCATCTTGGCATCCTATGATTTCCAAGCTTGTTGGAAATATTCTTTCCCTGTCAGGTTTGAAAAAAAAGTTGATTTTCATGGGGAAGGAAGAGTCTGATTTGATATATGTAACCACGGAGAAGTCACTGTTGCACATTTCCAAATTGTCCAGTATTAGGTTATCATTTAAGAAGACCGACATTGTAGGGAAGGGTGAATTGTCTGACTATACTGGTATTGTTAAAGGCATCTACGTGCAAGGCATGCTTGTTGAGTTGGATGAAGAAGTGTGGCTTTTACTAACTGACGAATTACTCACTGCACCACACAGCCTTAGGGTGGGCGCTCTT GTGTCTGTGAAAAATGCCCATTTTGTCAACCCGTTGTTTTCTTGGACGAAAATGCTTATACTTGGGGCTTGTCATAGGACAAGCATTGTTGTAGAATCTTACTCACCAAAGGAAAGCAG ATGTCATATGGTTTCACAATCTCAGAGTCTATTGGGAAAGTTCATTGGGTCACTGGCATTTGCTGCCAGAGTTTG GGTATTACTTGTCATTGTATGTCTTAGGAAGAAGTTCTCTGGGATCCTATCTGATAAGGAGATTTTAGGATCAAAACAT AGGGAAGGATTGGCTCAGGTGTATGCTAGTTCACATTTATCTTCATCTGTGTTTCAATCACGG CATGGTGTATTCAAGGAGTTCTGCAAGCATGGCTTATGTGGCTGTTGTAATGAATCGGGTTTTGATGAACTGAAACTG GTGGTAcccattttgaattttcttcatCATTGCGAGACCACATGGACTCGTGCACAGTTGCAACTGGAAAATGATTCTAGAATATCAAGTTATAAGAACCAGCATAGTCCTAGGTCATGTAACTGTAAAGGGAGGTCGTATAGTCAGTCAATCAGAAGGGTTTTTTCAAGTGAAGATACAGGTTTTGTTTTGCTTGGAAGTCTGAAG ATTTCTCCATACTCTGGAAGATTGCAGTTGACTGATGCAACTGGCAGCATTGATGTAGTTATTCCAGGACTCCCATCAACTTGGGATGTTGATGGATTTTATGAG GTAAAGGACTATAGTATTGTTATGGAAGCCATTCCTGAAGAATCTGAGCATTTGGAATTGCTTGACAATCAGCCATTCTCATGCAGAAGTATCTTTCACAGTGTTCCGATGACAAGGGTTACAAATCTAGCAGTTTATGTTTACTTTAATTGGCGAAATGCAGTCTGCAGAAATCTTTCCCTCCATCATTTTAAGGATTGGAAAGTTGATTTCAgggaaattgaaaatggaagatTCCACCTGCTTTGTGTGACACACAAGTATCCTGTGCTACAAAAA TTTCAAGGGGAGAATGTTATTTCAAACAGGTCTAGCCTGTTTGTTGAGGCCATAATCTTGCCTTGGGATTTGTTCCTGTGTGGGAAAAATGAAGGTACGCTCCCAACTAAAATTTCCAAGGATGAGCTGGAGAAGCCCATGGAACGCAATACCTGTAAAATATACCAGGATTATGTTTCTTATAAAAGATGTAGAATGGATCATGCATCAAGTGGAGAATTGAGCTCTGGCTTCGTGGATTACTCAAGTGTTGCTGGGGAGGGATCATGCTGTGATCAGAATGATTATTTTAGCATTTCCAGGAAATTTAATCAGGAGTGGAGAACATGCAGCTCTAGTTTGCTTGAAATTTCATGTTTAGCTGTTATAAGTGGAATTGATGATAGCCTCTTTAGTTcaggaattttgtattacaaaAAAGCGAATGCAAACGGTGGTGTGGGTGCACAGAAGGTGTTGCTGGAGTTCAACTCTGATAGTTTTTTCAAGTTCCAg TTCTTGCAAATTGGTGGTTTTTACATTGCAGAGCACCAGGAAGATGAAATCTTCTGTAAGCTTAATGGCTCTTATAATGTTGGCGATGGTAAAGTTCGTGTCACTTCTGGAACATGCCTGTGGAGCCTTTCATTCTTTTCTGATGGGGGTTTCCCTAATACTGATCCATTACATGGTCATTCATTTTGTGATATTTGTATCAGCAATATTAGGGTTCTGTCTGGAGGGTCTGTTCAAACTGAACTGCCTTTCCAGCAGTCTACTGGGAAAATACTAAAAACCAGCTCTGATATATGTCTGCAACTCTCTGCTAATGCAATGAGACTTTTTGAGCTGGATCTTAAGGCACTGGTGGAAGACTTGACGAAGCCATGTGTGAAACAGGAACAGGCTTCTAATGTTTCTTTATGTGGTGTGACCCTCATGAATGTGTCAGCACGACCTTTTGGAACTGCTGATTCTGGTTGCATGTTGCCTAAGGGGAATTTAATATCTTTGCATGGCCATGTGGTGGCTGTGCATAGTTTTGATGGCAGTTCTCTTGATGGACAGTTGGAATTTGGTGAAGTTAATCAGTTGAGATTCTTTCAGGAGCTGACTAGTATTTGTATTCATATTGGGGTGGACAATTACATT GTGAGGATTTCTGGTGCCCTGAGTAAGAGTGCTTATCCTGTTGGATTTGGACCTGGTGTACGGGCAACCTTTCATCGAATTCTTGAATCAAG AATGAATTTTCATTGA
- the LOC131161532 gene encoding CST complex subunit CTC1 isoform X4, with product MEAPKVLTISDLLQQSRPLTGAASLHSSLPSLPPILSIPSSSSSSRKQQTPNPNPNPRLLPPLDHPAIIIGTLTLASPDQSSPSDRSGSCSRNHCFSFSDASSSICCDVLELDVRIIGRKIHVLAWNYIPFKCGGGFLEIIRWGSPESISGLTRCLNLRSLPLTLDSYSVCKDSLKARYSVYGLLESISPVSVVPCTIGVSNLQGRPDTNSGDPRNLLGFLAQIRICECRLCKLKDSSIDLIDNVGGHNSHSFTHSAFIYFSGSASSWHPMISKLVGNILSLSGLKKKLIFMGKEESDLIYVTTEKSLLHISKLSSIRLSFKKTDIVGKGELSDYTGIVKGIYVQGMLVELDEEVWLLLTDELLTAPHSLRVGALVSVKNAHFVNPLFSWTKMLILGACHRTSIVVESYSPKESRCHMVSQSQSLLGKFIGSLAFAARVWVLLVIVCLRKKFSGILSDKEILGSKHREGLAQVYASSHLSSSVFQSRHGVFKEFCKHGLCGCCNESGFDELKLVVPILNFLHHCETTWTRAQLQLENDSRISSYKNQHSPRSCNCKGRSYSQSIRRVFSSEDTGFVLLGSLKISPYSGRLQLTDATGSIDVVIPGLPSTWDVDGFYEVKDYSIVMEAIPEESEHLELLDNQPFSCRSIFHSVPMTRVTNLAVYVYFNWRNAVCRNLSLHHFKDWKVDFREIENGRFHLLCVTHKYPVLQKFQGENVISNRSSLFVEAIILPWDLFLCGKNEGTLPTKISKDELEKPMERNTCKIYQDYVSYKRCRMDHASSGELSSGFVDYSSVAGEGSCCDQNDYFSISRKFNQEWRTCSSSLLEISCLAVISGIDDSLFSSGILYYKKANANGGVGAQKVLLEFNSDSFFKFQFLQIGGFYIAEHQEDEIFCKLNGSYNVGDGKVRVTSGTCLWSLSFFSDGGFPNTDPLHGHSFCDICISNIRVLSGGSVQTELPFQQSTGKILKTSSDICLQLSANAMRLFELDLKALVEDLTKPCVKQEQASNVSLCGVTLMNVSARPFGTADSGCMLPKGNLISLHGHVVAVHSFDGSSLDGQLEFGEVNQLRFFQELTSICIHIGVDNYIVRISGALSKSAYPVGFGPGVRATFHRILESR from the exons ATGGAAGCCCCGAAAGTGCTGACGATCTCCGACCTCCTCCAACAATCTCGTCCGCTGACCGGCGCAGCTTCTCTCCATTCTTCTCTCCCTTCCCTCCCTCCCATCCTTTCcatcccttcttcttcttcttcttcacgtAAACAACAAACCCccaacccaaaccctaatcctagaCTTCTTCCTCCATTGGATCACCCGGCGATCATCATTGGAACCCTAACCCTCGCTTCCCCCGACCAGTCTTCCCCTTCGGATCGCTCTGGTAGCTGCTCGAGGAACCATTGCTTTTCATTTTCAGATGCCTCATCTTCGATTTGCTGCGACGTTCTTGAACTCGATGTGCGAATAATCGGAAGGAAGATTCATGTTCTCGCGTGGAATTACATCCCCTTTAAATGTGGTGGTGGATTCTTGGAGATTATTAGGTGGGGCTCCCCCGAGTCTATCAGTGGACTGACTCGGTGTTTGAACTTGCGTTCTTTACCGTTAACTTTGGATTCGTACTCTGTTTGTAAAGATAGTTTGAAGGCTCGTTATAGCGTTTATGGCTTGTTAGAATCAATTAGTCCTGTTTCCGTGGTTCCATGTACGATTGGGGTTAGTAATTTGCAGGGCCGTCCTGATACGAATTCTGGTGATCCGAGGAATCTTCTTGGGTTTCTTGCCCAAATTAGGATTTGTGAGTGTAGATTATGTAAGTTGAAAGATTCATCAATCGATTTGATTGACAATGTTGGAGGACACAATAGTCATTCTTTTACTCATTCTGCATTTATATACTTCTCCGGGTCAGCTTCATCTTGGCATCCTATGATTTCCAAGCTTGTTGGAAATATTCTTTCCCTGTCAGGTTTGAAAAAAAAGTTGATTTTCATGGGGAAGGAAGAGTCTGATTTGATATATGTAACCACGGAGAAGTCACTGTTGCACATTTCCAAATTGTCCAGTATTAGGTTATCATTTAAGAAGACCGACATTGTAGGGAAGGGTGAATTGTCTGACTATACTGGTATTGTTAAAGGCATCTACGTGCAAGGCATGCTTGTTGAGTTGGATGAAGAAGTGTGGCTTTTACTAACTGACGAATTACTCACTGCACCACACAGCCTTAGGGTGGGCGCTCTT GTGTCTGTGAAAAATGCCCATTTTGTCAACCCGTTGTTTTCTTGGACGAAAATGCTTATACTTGGGGCTTGTCATAGGACAAGCATTGTTGTAGAATCTTACTCACCAAAGGAAAGCAG ATGTCATATGGTTTCACAATCTCAGAGTCTATTGGGAAAGTTCATTGGGTCACTGGCATTTGCTGCCAGAGTTTG GGTATTACTTGTCATTGTATGTCTTAGGAAGAAGTTCTCTGGGATCCTATCTGATAAGGAGATTTTAGGATCAAAACAT AGGGAAGGATTGGCTCAGGTGTATGCTAGTTCACATTTATCTTCATCTGTGTTTCAATCACGG CATGGTGTATTCAAGGAGTTCTGCAAGCATGGCTTATGTGGCTGTTGTAATGAATCGGGTTTTGATGAACTGAAACTG GTGGTAcccattttgaattttcttcatCATTGCGAGACCACATGGACTCGTGCACAGTTGCAACTGGAAAATGATTCTAGAATATCAAGTTATAAGAACCAGCATAGTCCTAGGTCATGTAACTGTAAAGGGAGGTCGTATAGTCAGTCAATCAGAAGGGTTTTTTCAAGTGAAGATACAGGTTTTGTTTTGCTTGGAAGTCTGAAG ATTTCTCCATACTCTGGAAGATTGCAGTTGACTGATGCAACTGGCAGCATTGATGTAGTTATTCCAGGACTCCCATCAACTTGGGATGTTGATGGATTTTATGAG GTAAAGGACTATAGTATTGTTATGGAAGCCATTCCTGAAGAATCTGAGCATTTGGAATTGCTTGACAATCAGCCATTCTCATGCAGAAGTATCTTTCACAGTGTTCCGATGACAAGGGTTACAAATCTAGCAGTTTATGTTTACTTTAATTGGCGAAATGCAGTCTGCAGAAATCTTTCCCTCCATCATTTTAAGGATTGGAAAGTTGATTTCAgggaaattgaaaatggaagatTCCACCTGCTTTGTGTGACACACAAGTATCCTGTGCTACAAAAA TTTCAAGGGGAGAATGTTATTTCAAACAGGTCTAGCCTGTTTGTTGAGGCCATAATCTTGCCTTGGGATTTGTTCCTGTGTGGGAAAAATGAAGGTACGCTCCCAACTAAAATTTCCAAGGATGAGCTGGAGAAGCCCATGGAACGCAATACCTGTAAAATATACCAGGATTATGTTTCTTATAAAAGATGTAGAATGGATCATGCATCAAGTGGAGAATTGAGCTCTGGCTTCGTGGATTACTCAAGTGTTGCTGGGGAGGGATCATGCTGTGATCAGAATGATTATTTTAGCATTTCCAGGAAATTTAATCAGGAGTGGAGAACATGCAGCTCTAGTTTGCTTGAAATTTCATGTTTAGCTGTTATAAGTGGAATTGATGATAGCCTCTTTAGTTcaggaattttgtattacaaaAAAGCGAATGCAAACGGTGGTGTGGGTGCACAGAAGGTGTTGCTGGAGTTCAACTCTGATAGTTTTTTCAAGTTCCAg TTCTTGCAAATTGGTGGTTTTTACATTGCAGAGCACCAGGAAGATGAAATCTTCTGTAAGCTTAATGGCTCTTATAATGTTGGCGATGGTAAAGTTCGTGTCACTTCTGGAACATGCCTGTGGAGCCTTTCATTCTTTTCTGATGGGGGTTTCCCTAATACTGATCCATTACATGGTCATTCATTTTGTGATATTTGTATCAGCAATATTAGGGTTCTGTCTGGAGGGTCTGTTCAAACTGAACTGCCTTTCCAGCAGTCTACTGGGAAAATACTAAAAACCAGCTCTGATATATGTCTGCAACTCTCTGCTAATGCAATGAGACTTTTTGAGCTGGATCTTAAGGCACTGGTGGAAGACTTGACGAAGCCATGTGTGAAACAGGAACAGGCTTCTAATGTTTCTTTATGTGGTGTGACCCTCATGAATGTGTCAGCACGACCTTTTGGAACTGCTGATTCTGGTTGCATGTTGCCTAAGGGGAATTTAATATCTTTGCATGGCCATGTGGTGGCTGTGCATAGTTTTGATGGCAGTTCTCTTGATGGACAGTTGGAATTTGGTGAAGTTAATCAGTTGAGATTCTTTCAGGAGCTGACTAGTATTTGTATTCATATTGGGGTGGACAATTACATT GTGAGGATTTCTGGTGCCCTGAGTAAGAGTGCTTATCCTGTTGGATTTGGACCTGGTGTACGGGCAACCTTTCATCGAATTCTTGAATCAAG